One segment of Tachyglossus aculeatus isolate mTacAcu1 chromosome 16, mTacAcu1.pri, whole genome shotgun sequence DNA contains the following:
- the METTL18 gene encoding histidine protein methyltransferase 1 homolog, which produces MAFQFNFTIEGDPEDEPTIFRGEASRPDSGRGLAALEGQKGLLKSRMRPSDKRGGPQESLPASKSRLEMTVDRDSSQNNADENAGGLDLREKPSCFSNAKEHEIPKDLKGVLENKVVEDVLGLRSINMSTVDLALSKVSSCGEDTVSRSLSSHSDLITGVYEGGLKIWECTFDLLAFLADAEVPFVGKRVLDLGCGAGLLGITALKGKAGEVHFQDYNSAVINELTIPNVVANCAFDCRAGEVEEPEQKRRKASNPPPELLGRCRFFSGEWLEFSKLMLGGEKPHGSYDVILTSETIYNPDYYGALHDALATLLSENGRVLVASKAHYFGVGGGVHLFEKFVEERNVFKIRTLKLIDEGLKRFLIEMSFKPLGRCPPSP; this is translated from the coding sequence ATGGCTTTTCAGTTTAACTTCAccatagaaggagacccagaagatGAACCAACAATCTTTAGAGGTGAGGCTTCGAGGCCGGACTCTGGAAGAGGTCTAGCAGCCTTGGAGGGTCAAAAAGGATTGCTGAAGTCCAGAATGCGCCCGTCAGATAAGCGTGGGGGGCCACAGGAGTCTTTGCCTGCATCTAAATCAAGACTAGAAATGACTGTAGACCGGGATAGCTCTCAAAATAATGCTGACGAAAATGCAGGGGGTTTGGATCTCAGAGAAAAGCCGTCCTGTTTTAGCAATGCTAAAGAACATGAAATTCCCAAAGATTTAAAGGGAGTTTTAGAAAATAAAGTGGTGGAAGACGTATTGGGCCTCCGCTCTATTAATATGTCAACTGTGGACTTGGCGTTATCAAAAGTTAGCTCCTGTGGAGAAGACACAGTATCCAGAAGTCTTTCTTCCCATTCGGATCTGATAACAGGGGTCTATGAAGGGGGCTTAAAAATCTGGGAGTGTACCTTTGACCTCCTGGCTTTTCTAGCTGATGCTGAGGTGCCGTTTGTTGGGAAAAGGGTGTTAGACCTTGGCTGTGGAGCGGGGTTGTTGGGCATCACTGCATTAAAGGGAAAAGCAGGAGAAGTTCACTTTCAAGACTACAACAGTGCTGTGATTAATGAGCTAACCATCCCCAACGTAGTAGCTAACTGCGCTTTTGACTGCCGAGCCGGTGAGGTCGAGGAACCTGAGCAGAAGAGACGCAAGGCCTCCAACCCGCCGCCCGAACTTTTGGGGAGGTGCCGCTTCTTTTCTGGGGAATGGCTTGAATTTTCCAAACTCATGCTCGGCGGCGAAAAACCGCACGGGAGCTACGACGTCATTCTCACGTCGGAGACCATCTACAATCCGGATTATTACGGCGCCCTGCACGACGCGCTGGCTACGCTGCTGAGTGAAAATGGGCGGGTGTTGGTAGCAAGCAAAGCACATTACTTTGGTGTGGGAGGAGGAGTTCACCTATTTGAGAAGTTCGTGGAAGAAAGGAACGTATTCAAGATTAGGACTCTCAAGCTAATTGACGAAGGACTAAAAAGGTTTTTAATTGAGATGAGCTTTAAGCCTCTCGGTCGCTGTCCACCCTCACCATAA